The Chloroflexota bacterium genome window below encodes:
- a CDS encoding ABC transporter substrate-binding protein, with protein MRTWKPRIYLLIAAMMIFGLVITSCAVPAAPAVPAAPAEEAAPAEEVAEPEVSERARTLIMDIDGGRAADPELWNAFTPGARLDAGYHQTILEPLFILNYQTGEIEPWLGTEFTSNDTFDVWTLKIREGVKWSDGEDFNADDVVFTINMMLDNIELQRAAAMADWVTSVEKIDDLTVQFNLSRANPRFQLDNFSVRIWGGPNIVPEHIWKDVDPLTFKFYDPDKGWPVGTGPYTLGSVGPTEFVYERDDNWWGAETGWKELPAPETVVWTWAGPEETRAALMAEAELDSLMDITLGALLALQEANPNVITWFDEMPMAWVPDPCSRTFYMNHTVEPWDDPEMRWAINYAIDRDQIVEISYEGTTLKSRHFFPAYPPLDALVDKAIAAGAWDLDQLWDYNPEKAKEIIESKGYVMNESSGYYEKDGEELGLDISTHEAFIEKQRIAQVLVEQFQAIGINAVQRNEAGGTWTDNRQLGTFDVQMNWHMCASVNEPWASSDTVNVKWLKPVGERSERNEVRWSGEKAEAYGAIIDEMGVLPLGDPKIEELFVEASRIFFEELPVIPITQAKKIIPFDTTYWSGWPTFENDYIHPPTWWQHTHVIIHNLEPTGAQ; from the coding sequence ATGCGAACCTGGAAACCCCGGATTTACCTTCTGATTGCCGCCATGATGATCTTTGGCCTGGTAATCACATCTTGTGCCGTTCCTGCAGCCCCTGCAGTCCCTGCAGCCCCTGCAGAGGAAGCCGCCCCTGCAGAGGAAGTCGCTGAGCCTGAGGTCAGCGAGCGCGCCAGGACCCTCATCATGGACATCGACGGTGGCCGCGCTGCCGATCCTGAACTTTGGAATGCTTTTACGCCTGGCGCCCGCCTCGACGCAGGTTACCACCAGACGATTCTGGAGCCCCTGTTCATCCTCAACTACCAGACAGGTGAGATCGAGCCCTGGCTGGGCACTGAATTCACCTCCAACGACACCTTTGACGTGTGGACGTTGAAGATCCGGGAAGGCGTCAAGTGGAGTGACGGTGAGGACTTCAACGCCGACGACGTCGTATTCACCATCAACATGATGTTGGACAACATCGAACTGCAGCGAGCAGCCGCTATGGCGGACTGGGTGACCAGCGTCGAGAAGATCGATGATCTTACCGTCCAGTTCAACCTGAGCAGAGCCAACCCCCGCTTCCAGTTGGACAACTTCTCGGTGCGTATCTGGGGCGGCCCCAACATCGTGCCCGAGCACATCTGGAAGGATGTCGATCCCCTGACCTTCAAATTCTACGACCCGGACAAGGGTTGGCCGGTCGGCACTGGCCCCTACACTCTGGGCAGTGTGGGCCCGACCGAGTTCGTCTACGAGCGCGACGACAACTGGTGGGGCGCCGAAACAGGCTGGAAGGAACTGCCCGCGCCCGAAACCGTCGTCTGGACCTGGGCCGGCCCCGAGGAGACCCGCGCCGCTCTGATGGCGGAAGCCGAACTGGACAGCCTGATGGACATCACCCTGGGCGCCCTGCTGGCGCTGCAGGAGGCCAACCCCAACGTCATCACCTGGTTCGACGAAATGCCCATGGCCTGGGTACCCGATCCCTGCTCCCGCACCTTCTACATGAACCACACCGTGGAGCCCTGGGACGATCCAGAGATGCGCTGGGCGATCAACTATGCCATCGACCGCGACCAGATCGTAGAAATCTCCTACGAGGGCACTACCCTCAAGTCGCGTCACTTCTTCCCAGCCTATCCACCCCTGGATGCCTTGGTAGATAAAGCCATCGCTGCCGGCGCCTGGGATCTGGACCAGCTTTGGGACTACAACCCTGAGAAGGCCAAGGAGATCATCGAATCCAAGGGCTACGTGATGAACGAGAGCAGTGGCTACTATGAGAAGGACGGCGAGGAGCTTGGTCTGGACATCTCCACCCACGAGGCCTTCATCGAGAAGCAGCGCATTGCCCAGGTGCTGGTCGAGCAGTTCCAGGCCATCGGCATCAACGCCGTCCAGCGCAACGAGGCCGGCGGCACCTGGACGGACAACCGGCAATTAGGCACCTTTGACGTACAGATGAACTGGCATATGTGTGCGTCGGTCAACGAGCCCTGGGCATCCAGCGATACGGTCAACGTCAAATGGCTGAAGCCTGTGGGCGAACGCTCGGAACGGAATGAAGTACGCTGGTCTGGCGAAAAGGCTGAGGCTTACGGCGCCATCATCGACGAGATGGGTGTTTTGCCGCTGGGCGACCCCAAGATCGAGGAGCTCTTCGTCGAGGCTTCCAGGATTTTCTTCGAGGAACTGCCGGTGATTCCCATCACCCAGGCCAAGAAGATCATCCCCTTCGATACCACCTACTGGAGCGGATGGCCCACCTTCGAGAACGACTACATCCATCCGCCTACCTGGTGGCAGCATACCCACGTCATCATCCACAACCTGGAGCCCACCGGCGCCCAGTAA
- a CDS encoding ABC transporter permease — protein sequence MSLPYILKRLGMWFITIWLGATIIFFVPRLAPGDPVAAMVSRLSAQAGFVEGSAQMIEAWRVRFGLDEPLLIQYFNYLKNLATFDMGYSLASFPSRVNDMVADALPWTIGLLTIATLISFVLGNIIGALMAWRRTPSAVRSLLPVSLTFTSIPFFMFGILLIYIFAFGLGWFPPSGGYGRGVEVGFNWEFIKSVIYHGTLPVIAIVVTSMGFWALGMRGMMITNDGEDYMILAEAKGLKPRRVFWRYGMRNSILPQITALALSLGLIAGGSTLVEYIFAYPGVGYLLYLGIVNNDYSLIQGIVFIMIVGTATAVLILDLLLPMVDPRITYQRG from the coding sequence ATGTCGTTACCGTATATTCTAAAGCGCCTCGGTATGTGGTTCATTACCATCTGGCTGGGCGCCACCATCATCTTTTTTGTGCCCCGGCTGGCGCCCGGCGATCCGGTGGCAGCCATGGTCAGCCGTCTGAGCGCCCAGGCTGGTTTTGTGGAAGGTTCGGCCCAGATGATCGAGGCCTGGCGTGTGCGTTTTGGCCTGGATGAGCCGCTACTCATCCAGTACTTCAACTATCTGAAAAATCTGGCCACCTTTGACATGGGATACTCCCTGGCCTCCTTTCCCAGCCGCGTCAATGACATGGTGGCCGATGCCCTGCCCTGGACTATCGGTCTGCTCACCATCGCCACCTTGATTTCCTTTGTCCTCGGCAACATCATCGGTGCCCTCATGGCCTGGCGCAGAACGCCCAGTGCGGTTCGTTCGTTGCTACCCGTGAGCCTGACATTTACTTCCATTCCTTTCTTTATGTTTGGTATTCTTCTGATCTACATATTTGCCTTTGGCCTGGGCTGGTTCCCCCCCTCCGGGGGCTATGGGCGGGGGGTTGAGGTCGGCTTTAACTGGGAGTTTATCAAGAGCGTCATCTATCACGGGACCTTGCCAGTTATTGCCATCGTGGTCACCTCCATGGGCTTCTGGGCCCTGGGCATGAGAGGCATGATGATCACCAACGATGGCGAGGACTACATGATCCTGGCCGAGGCCAAGGGGTTGAAACCGCGGCGGGTCTTCTGGCGCTACGGCATGAGAAACTCGATCCTGCCCCAGATCACCGCTCTGGCCCTCAGTCTGGGCCTGATCGCCGGCGGCTCCACCCTGGTGGAGTACATTTTTGCCTATCCGGGCGTGGGCTACCTGCTCTATCTGGGCATCGTCAACAACGACTATAGCCTGATCCAGGGCATTGTCTTTATCATGATCGTGGGCACGGCCACTGCTGTGCTGATCCTGGACCTGTTGCTGCCCATGGTCGATCCTCGCATTACCTACCAGAGAGGCTAA
- a CDS encoding META domain-containing protein, giving the protein MNAFRSISRTLSLLIVGTLFLTVILSCAAPATEPAAGDDDNDAAADSASPLAATSWILHTIEGQDALPIAPATANFGDNIVQGVATCNTYSTTYSATGDTINIAPPTINAIFCPAALTQQELAFVSALETAAVYEIVDGVLILRDEASNELATLVAAPTTVSDTAWRATGYLNSKGGMVTVIEGSVITAAFGTDDSLTGFGGCNDYTGTYRVEGETIKVAPAATTKKACSDPSGVMDQESDYLAALELAATFDLQGARLEFRDGENKQVVTFVYDTRQ; this is encoded by the coding sequence ATGAATGCCTTTCGATCCATTTCCCGCACGCTGAGTCTGCTTATTGTGGGCACGTTATTTCTGACCGTGATCCTGTCGTGTGCGGCACCCGCAACGGAACCAGCGGCGGGTGATGATGATAATGATGCGGCAGCAGACTCTGCATCACCGCTGGCTGCTACCAGCTGGATCCTGCACACCATCGAAGGGCAAGACGCCCTGCCAATCGCTCCTGCCACGGCAAACTTCGGCGACAACATCGTGCAGGGTGTCGCCACCTGCAACACCTATTCCACAACCTATTCCGCCACCGGCGATACGATCAATATCGCTCCTCCGACCATCAATGCGATCTTCTGCCCGGCAGCATTGACCCAGCAAGAGTTGGCTTTTGTGTCTGCCCTGGAAACGGCAGCCGTCTACGAAATCGTGGACGGGGTCCTGATCCTGCGTGATGAAGCTAGCAATGAGCTGGCAACCCTGGTCGCCGCGCCCACCACTGTATCCGACACGGCATGGCGAGCGACCGGCTACCTCAACAGCAAGGGTGGCATGGTAACTGTGATCGAAGGCTCGGTCATCACGGCCGCTTTTGGCACCGATGACTCCCTGACCGGATTTGGTGGTTGCAACGACTACACAGGCACTTACCGGGTTGAAGGTGAAACCATCAAGGTTGCGCCGGCCGCGACGACAAAAAAGGCGTGCTCGGACCCAAGCGGAGTCATGGACCAGGAAAGCGACTACCTTGCTGCGCTGGAACTCGCCGCCACCTTCGATTTGCAGGGCGCTCGTCTGGAATTCCGAGATGGCGAAAACAAGCAAGTCGTCACCTTTGTCTACGATACACGGCAATAG
- a CDS encoding ABC transporter permease: MTVATAETTATSTARGMKRWDSPWVNSKFLIGLGMVFFMFSMVLWGPIVWDTTLARVASSPLNLPPPWAPGYRVEEEQATVDTAETEEKIEGALTGVNPFEQQESPGEKKSLKGSRFGTPSWDHPLGTESSGRDMLAVLLVGAPRSLMIGLIAAGIGMLVGIILGFTAGFVGGWVDTVIRTVADAFVTIPALAVLIVISAFVALNNIIFMALLLALFSWPQPTRLIRSQVLSMRERGYVQMAQLSGVGLFSIMFFEMMPNLLPYLAASFTGNVSAAILAATGLEVLGLGPTRIPTLGITIFYAIRAAAILRGMWWWWGVPIVALIVIFSGLFLMTVGLDEIANPRLRGVQTQ; encoded by the coding sequence ATGACAGTTGCCACCGCCGAAACAACCGCCACGTCGACAGCCAGGGGCATGAAACGCTGGGATTCCCCCTGGGTGAATTCGAAATTCCTCATTGGCCTGGGGATGGTATTTTTTATGTTTTCGATGGTGCTGTGGGGACCCATTGTCTGGGATACGACCCTGGCACGCGTCGCCAGCTCGCCCCTCAACCTGCCACCGCCCTGGGCGCCGGGCTACCGGGTAGAGGAGGAGCAGGCCACTGTCGACACCGCGGAAACCGAGGAGAAGATTGAAGGGGCCCTTACCGGGGTCAACCCCTTTGAACAGCAGGAGTCGCCAGGTGAGAAAAAATCGCTGAAGGGCAGTCGTTTTGGCACCCCGTCCTGGGACCACCCCCTGGGAACCGAGAGCAGCGGCCGAGATATGCTTGCCGTCCTGCTGGTGGGCGCGCCCCGCTCGCTGATGATCGGCCTCATCGCCGCCGGCATCGGTATGCTGGTCGGCATCATCCTGGGCTTCACCGCCGGCTTCGTGGGCGGCTGGGTAGACACGGTGATCCGCACGGTGGCCGACGCTTTTGTCACCATCCCTGCCCTGGCAGTGCTGATCGTCATCTCCGCCTTCGTCGCCCTCAACAATATCATCTTCATGGCCCTGCTGCTGGCTCTCTTTTCCTGGCCCCAGCCTACCCGCTTGATTCGTTCTCAAGTCCTCTCCATGCGAGAGCGGGGTTATGTGCAGATGGCGCAGTTGTCAGGCGTGGGCCTGTTTTCCATCATGTTCTTCGAGATGATGCCCAATCTGCTTCCCTACCTGGCGGCCAGCTTCACCGGCAACGTCTCCGCCGCCATCCTGGCGGCTACCGGTCTGGAAGTCCTTGGTTTGGGCCCCACCCGCATTCCGACCCTGGGCATTACCATCTTTTATGCCATCCGCGCGGCGGCCATCCTGCGCGGCATGTGGTGGTGGTGGGGGGTGCCCATCGTGGCCCTGATCGTCATCTTCTCCGGCCTCTTCCTCATGACTGTCGGCCTGGATGAGATCGCCAATCCCCGCTTGAGAGGAGTGCAAACCCAATGA
- a CDS encoding 50S ribosomal protein L11 methyltransferase yields the protein MYDLSSVDTLEFHRSMLDDRERMDAYYRAILEVVKPGDVVLDIGSGTGILAYFACLAGARHVYAVEQGSVIELARALCRHNGCQDLVTFLNDWSTHIELPEAADVLITETIGNAGFDEGIIGWVNDARKRLLSPDGKIIPYAVDLIAVPMQSKAAYDSVADWSDDLYGYDFGPARRLAANQMVFTYLPPASFLSKPVTLDHVVLNDSTRDGDRAGGASIASVNRDGWVHGLGCWFSAELVPGLILSNRPPDRAPSWGHAFLPLEEPCKVSAGDQLELAIHTSANSAHWHWQVNRIRRSNGEKRVLSSDQHTTLNGQIVVKKPGLKNLSPALNENATIDLFILQQMDGETAVEEISRRLQKRFSSRMADPQLALERVRSVIRHYGLERGSGEVDEETGRQVDKETSRQGNK from the coding sequence ATGTACGACTTGAGTTCTGTCGACACCCTTGAATTCCATCGTTCCATGCTCGACGACAGGGAACGCATGGATGCCTACTATCGGGCGATACTTGAGGTCGTAAAGCCAGGTGACGTGGTGCTGGATATCGGCAGTGGTACCGGCATACTGGCCTACTTCGCCTGCCTGGCGGGCGCCCGTCATGTCTATGCGGTAGAGCAAGGGTCGGTCATCGAACTGGCACGTGCGCTCTGCCGGCACAACGGCTGCCAGGATCTCGTGACCTTTCTCAACGATTGGTCCACTCACATCGAGCTACCAGAAGCGGCAGACGTCCTGATTACGGAAACCATCGGCAACGCCGGCTTCGACGAAGGCATCATCGGTTGGGTGAATGACGCCAGAAAGCGTTTGCTCTCGCCCGACGGAAAAATCATTCCCTACGCCGTCGACCTGATCGCCGTACCCATGCAAAGCAAGGCTGCCTATGACTCGGTGGCCGACTGGTCGGACGATCTTTATGGCTACGATTTCGGACCCGCCCGGCGCTTGGCCGCCAATCAGATGGTCTTCACCTACCTGCCTCCCGCATCGTTTCTAAGCAAACCGGTTACCCTGGACCATGTCGTGTTGAACGATAGCACGAGAGATGGTGACAGGGCGGGCGGTGCGAGCATTGCTTCGGTAAACCGGGATGGTTGGGTGCATGGGTTGGGATGCTGGTTCAGCGCCGAGTTGGTCCCAGGTCTGATACTCTCCAATCGACCGCCGGACAGAGCGCCCAGTTGGGGCCACGCTTTTCTGCCGCTGGAGGAACCGTGCAAAGTTTCCGCTGGCGACCAGTTGGAACTGGCGATTCACACCAGTGCCAACTCGGCCCACTGGCACTGGCAGGTCAATCGGATCAGACGAAGCAACGGGGAAAAAAGAGTCCTGTCAAGCGACCAACACACGACCCTGAACGGACAAATCGTCGTAAAGAAGCCGGGCTTGAAGAACCTGAGCCCCGCGTTGAACGAAAACGCTACGATTGATCTCTTCATTCTGCAGCAAATGGATGGCGAGACAGCCGTTGAGGAAATTTCACGCAGGCTGCAGAAACGCTTTTCATCACGCATGGCGGACCCGCAGCTGGCGCTGGAGCGGGTGCGCAGCGTGATCAGGCATTATGGTCTGGAGAGGGGAAGTGGGGAAGTAGATGAGGAAACAGGTAGACAAGTAGACAAGGAAACAAGTAGACAAGGAAACAAGTAG
- a CDS encoding sodium:proton antiporter — protein MDTIGFAAILLSLLVSAAISRRIQGTIITLPMVYVTLGLLIGSKGLGLVTPASDSELIHLVAELTLVIVLASDASRISAKRLLREHELPARLLGIGLPLTMLLGTVVALVMFPRLNIWTAAILAISLAPTDASLGLAVVSNPKVPVRIRQALNIESGLNDGIAMPFLFLAIALAVASNTFSGPLDWIMFAVRQMVLGLIAGVVVGYLGFHFIAWGNRSKWMSRAFRKAASVAVILLAYALAELIGGSGFIAAFCLGITAGNLKIRDDAAEDIVEFVEVEVQVLILLTFVLFGAVLLPQALDQVDGAVVIYAIISLTLIRMVPVAISLRGTTVRPATTLFLGWFGPRGTASIIYVFTVLESKVVAGSDLIFSAALLTVFLSVFAHGITAAPLSKRYGDTMRKFDAAKPGTAEMAHRQEPRLRAHPPARNHAQ, from the coding sequence ATGGACACGATCGGTTTTGCGGCGATCCTGCTTTCCCTTCTTGTTTCCGCGGCCATCTCCCGACGGATTCAGGGTACAATCATCACCCTGCCGATGGTGTATGTCACACTGGGCTTGCTGATCGGCAGCAAAGGCCTGGGATTGGTGACGCCTGCCAGCGACAGTGAGTTGATCCATCTTGTTGCTGAACTCACGCTGGTAATCGTGCTGGCCTCCGACGCCTCCCGTATCAGTGCAAAGCGGCTCTTGCGGGAGCATGAGCTTCCAGCCCGCTTGCTGGGCATCGGATTACCCCTGACAATGTTGCTGGGGACCGTGGTGGCGCTTGTCATGTTCCCAAGACTGAATATCTGGACCGCAGCGATTCTGGCCATTTCCCTGGCTCCGACCGACGCAAGTTTGGGCCTGGCCGTCGTGAGCAATCCGAAGGTCCCGGTGAGAATCCGCCAGGCACTGAACATCGAAAGCGGCCTGAACGATGGCATCGCCATGCCCTTTCTGTTCCTTGCGATCGCGTTGGCGGTGGCCAGTAATACCTTTTCAGGACCACTTGACTGGATAATGTTTGCAGTCAGACAGATGGTTCTCGGTCTTATCGCCGGCGTCGTTGTCGGTTACCTGGGATTCCATTTCATCGCGTGGGGTAATAGAAGCAAGTGGATGTCGCGTGCGTTTCGCAAAGCGGCAAGCGTGGCAGTCATTCTACTGGCTTATGCACTGGCTGAACTCATTGGAGGCAGCGGATTCATCGCGGCATTTTGTCTGGGAATCACGGCTGGTAACCTGAAAATACGAGACGATGCGGCTGAGGACATTGTCGAGTTCGTCGAGGTCGAGGTACAGGTCTTGATCCTGTTGACCTTTGTCCTGTTCGGCGCGGTGTTGTTGCCCCAGGCACTGGATCAAGTCGATGGTGCTGTGGTCATCTATGCCATAATCAGTCTGACGTTGATTCGCATGGTACCGGTGGCCATCAGTCTGCGAGGCACCACAGTACGACCAGCAACGACATTGTTCCTGGGTTGGTTTGGCCCGCGCGGTACGGCATCCATAATCTACGTTTTCACCGTGCTTGAATCTAAAGTGGTCGCTGGATCAGATCTCATTTTCAGTGCAGCCCTGTTGACCGTTTTTCTCAGCGTTTTCGCCCATGGAATCACTGCAGCACCGCTGTCGAAGCGCTACGGAGATACCATGCGAAAATTCGACGCAGCAAAGCCCGGGACGGCTGAAATGGCTCACCGTCAAGAACCCCGGTTGCGTGCCCATCCGCCCGCCAGGAATCACGCCCAATAG
- the sulP gene encoding sulfate permease, protein MSATTLTRQKSRRSLKSFFPILQWLPKYQASYLRVDVIAALTVWALLVPEAMAYAGIAGMPPETGLYAAPLALLGYAIFGTSRHLNVGPSSTVAALSLSVVVGFAAVGSPEFISLTVALAILTGILLVIGGLLRLGVLADFLSRPVLDGFIVGVAITVAVGQLDKLLGFIPEHPNFVPELLAFIGNLGQTHGPTFIVGMISLAALFLMHRYTPKIPAALTVMVLAILASGLLDLESYGIHIVGEIPAGLPPFGLPGAIPLNEILALLPGAAAIALVAFSESIAVARTYATRFNYKVQADQELIALGASNAGSGFSGGFVVDGSLSKTAASVDAGATTQMVSIIAGIAVLITAAFLTPLFYYLPEATLAAIVIHAVLHLISYRPVWKYRKVTPLDFWTALVATLGVLALGILQGLLLAVFLGLLGLLIGSKKRTTSVLGKVPGEVAYRALENFPEGETYPGLLIARFDGSLFFANAPEFADELRMGVEVTEPSPRVILVDAESINDIDATAVITIKELEEEFERVGVDLRFAHVKTHVMDIMRRAGIEEAVEPQHFYITIQDGVDAFLAEPERVDENTSVTGEL, encoded by the coding sequence GTGAGCGCAACCACCCTCACGCGCCAGAAGTCCAGGCGCAGCCTGAAATCGTTTTTTCCCATTCTCCAATGGCTGCCCAAGTATCAGGCATCTTATTTGAGAGTGGACGTCATCGCCGCCCTGACAGTGTGGGCACTGCTGGTGCCTGAAGCCATGGCCTACGCCGGCATCGCCGGCATGCCGCCCGAAACCGGACTCTATGCCGCCCCGCTGGCCCTGCTCGGCTACGCCATCTTCGGCACATCGAGACACCTGAACGTTGGACCCAGTTCCACCGTGGCAGCACTCTCCCTGAGCGTCGTAGTCGGTTTCGCCGCGGTGGGCAGCCCTGAGTTCATCAGCCTCACTGTTGCCCTGGCCATCCTGACCGGCATTCTGCTGGTGATCGGCGGTCTGTTGCGGCTGGGCGTGCTGGCCGACTTCCTCTCCCGCCCGGTGTTGGACGGCTTCATAGTAGGCGTTGCCATCACCGTAGCCGTGGGCCAGTTGGATAAGCTGCTGGGCTTCATACCGGAGCATCCGAACTTTGTTCCGGAACTGCTGGCCTTCATCGGCAATCTCGGTCAAACGCACGGGCCGACCTTTATCGTGGGGATGATCAGCCTGGCGGCCCTATTCCTCATGCACCGCTACACGCCCAAGATCCCCGCGGCCCTGACGGTCATGGTGCTGGCCATCCTGGCCTCCGGGCTGCTGGACCTGGAATCCTACGGCATTCATATCGTGGGCGAGATCCCGGCCGGCCTGCCACCATTTGGCCTGCCCGGGGCAATCCCGCTGAACGAGATTCTTGCCCTGCTGCCAGGAGCAGCGGCCATCGCCCTGGTGGCCTTTTCCGAGTCAATCGCGGTAGCCCGCACCTATGCAACCAGGTTCAACTACAAGGTTCAAGCGGATCAAGAATTGATTGCTCTCGGCGCATCGAACGCCGGTTCCGGCTTCAGCGGCGGCTTTGTGGTGGACGGCAGCCTCTCCAAGACGGCTGCATCGGTAGATGCGGGTGCCACGACCCAGATGGTGTCGATCATCGCAGGCATCGCCGTGCTGATCACCGCTGCCTTTCTGACGCCCCTGTTTTACTACCTGCCCGAGGCTACATTGGCTGCTATCGTCATCCACGCGGTCTTGCACCTGATCAGTTATAGGCCGGTCTGGAAGTACCGCAAGGTCACCCCTTTAGACTTCTGGACGGCCCTGGTGGCCACGTTGGGCGTGCTTGCCCTGGGTATTCTCCAGGGCCTTCTTCTGGCCGTCTTCCTGGGTTTGCTCGGCCTGCTTATTGGATCCAAGAAAAGGACCACGTCCGTTCTTGGCAAGGTGCCTGGCGAAGTCGCTTACCGCGCCCTGGAGAACTTCCCCGAGGGAGAAACCTATCCGGGCCTGTTGATTGCCCGTTTCGACGGTTCATTGTTCTTTGCCAACGCCCCTGAGTTCGCCGACGAGTTGCGCATGGGGGTGGAAGTGACCGAGCCCTCGCCCAGGGTGATATTGGTGGACGCCGAGTCGATCAACGACATCGACGCCACGGCGGTGATTACGATCAAGGAATTGGAAGAAGAGTTCGAGCGTGTGGGTGTGGATCTACGTTTCGCGCACGTCAAGACCCATGTCATGGACATCATGCGCCGGGCCGGTATCGAGGAAGCGGTCGAACCACAACACTTCTACATAACAATACAGGATGGTGTCGACGCGTTTCTGGCCGAGCCGGAGCGCGTAGATGAAAACACGTCGGTGACCGGCGAACTGTGA
- a CDS encoding CBS and ACT domain-containing protein has product MFVRDRMNANPVTVTRDLPFQEALQLMRENKVRRLPVVDKKGRLVGIVSERDLLYASPSPASSLSVWELQYLLSKIDVGELMTKNVVSVSPNTPIEDAARLMVDNRIGGLPVIDDSRQVVGVITETDIFKTFVEMFGGGESGVRLALKVPERKGVLAALSQAILDLGGNIVSVGSFGYQTPGERELVVKVQGVSQAELVDTLESLGDHVVDAREV; this is encoded by the coding sequence ATGTTTGTACGTGACCGCATGAACGCGAATCCAGTAACGGTGACCCGCGATCTCCCCTTTCAGGAAGCCCTGCAACTCATGCGCGAGAACAAGGTTCGACGACTTCCAGTGGTGGATAAGAAGGGAAGACTCGTCGGAATCGTGTCTGAGCGCGATCTGTTGTATGCCTCCCCGTCCCCCGCATCTTCTCTGAGTGTTTGGGAACTGCAATATCTGTTATCGAAGATCGATGTTGGAGAACTCATGACCAAAAACGTCGTTTCGGTCTCCCCGAACACACCTATCGAAGACGCGGCGCGCTTGATGGTCGACAACAGGATCGGTGGCCTGCCCGTGATCGACGACAGCCGGCAGGTGGTCGGTGTGATCACCGAGACCGATATCTTCAAGACCTTCGTGGAAATGTTCGGCGGCGGCGAGTCTGGTGTGCGCCTGGCCCTCAAAGTGCCGGAAAGGAAGGGCGTATTGGCAGCATTGTCGCAGGCCATACTCGATCTGGGTGGAAATATCGTCTCTGTTGGGTCCTTCGGCTACCAGACGCCCGGGGAACGGGAACTTGTGGTCAAAGTTCAGGGAGTGAGCCAGGCCGAGCTGGTGGATACACTCGAATCGCTTGGCGATCATGTAGTGGATGCCAGGGAAGTCTGA
- a CDS encoding DUF1269 domain-containing protein translates to MSDLIVMTFDDADEAAQVRESIRKGEHAGRMSLDDSAVVVKDEEGKVHVKNQMDRGVKIGAVGGGLLGLLLAGIFFPIGGIVLGVLGGGLIGASLDKGISKSFVKEVSDQLTPGTSALFIIVRDADPNYALGVLRNYEGHIYQTTLDQETEDQLRDTLEKPKD, encoded by the coding sequence ATGTCAGACTTGATTGTAATGACTTTCGACGACGCGGATGAGGCTGCACAGGTTCGCGAGTCCATTCGCAAAGGGGAACATGCCGGCCGCATGAGTCTTGACGACTCTGCAGTCGTCGTCAAGGACGAAGAAGGTAAGGTCCATGTCAAAAACCAGATGGACCGTGGCGTAAAAATCGGAGCCGTCGGCGGCGGTCTTCTGGGCTTGCTCCTGGCAGGCATCTTCTTCCCCATCGGCGGCATCGTGCTCGGTGTCCTCGGCGGCGGGTTGATCGGCGCGTCTCTGGATAAGGGCATCAGCAAGAGTTTCGTCAAGGAGGTAAGCGATCAGCTTACTCCGGGCACTTCGGCCCTGTTCATTATCGTACGGGACGCCGACCCCAACTATGCGCTGGGTGTGCTTCGCAACTACGAAGGGCATATCTACCAGACAACCCTTGATCAAGAGACTGAGGACCAGCTGCGCGATACACTGGAAAAGCCCAAGGACTAG